One stretch of Candidatus Omnitrophota bacterium DNA includes these proteins:
- a CDS encoding sigma-70 family RNA polymerase sigma factor, protein MGNEYPEDDRYIVEACVKKDLKAWSCLISKYSKLVYISIDNRLKKYGTSLPTNEIEDIRQDIFTSIWHEEKLKNIVNTGDISCWIAIVSGNAAINYIRKSDTKERLQAISIHEKCQDEKEFADLIPSKDMKPEHDNVETELAQRIDRAIKALPSREKIIIKLHLIHDKKYHDIADMLNMPKGTVSNYIKRAKEKLKVSLKDLKTFLIIFATILALFTSYIVGA, encoded by the coding sequence ATGGGAAATGAATATCCGGAAGATGACCGCTATATAGTTGAGGCCTGCGTAAAAAAAGACCTGAAGGCATGGTCTTGCCTTATATCAAAATATTCCAAGTTAGTATATATATCCATAGATAACAGGCTGAAAAAATACGGTACCTCACTTCCCACTAATGAAATAGAGGATATCCGCCAGGATATTTTCACATCAATCTGGCACGAGGAAAAATTAAAGAATATAGTTAATACCGGCGACATATCATGCTGGATAGCCATAGTATCGGGAAATGCCGCTATAAATTATATACGCAAAAGCGATACGAAAGAACGCCTTCAAGCGATCTCTATACATGAAAAATGTCAGGATGAAAAAGAGTTTGCCGATCTTATTCCATCCAAAGACATGAAGCCCGAGCATGACAATGTTGAAACTGAACTTGCCCAAAGAATAGACCGTGCCATTAAAGCGCTGCCCTCCCGCGAAAAAATTATAATAAAACTTCATCTTATCCATGATAAAAAATACCATGATATAGCTGATATGCTCAATATGCCTAAGGGCACTGTATCAAATTATATAAAGAGGGCCAAGGAGAAACTCAAGGTTTCATTGAAGGACCTGAAAACTTTTTTAATTATTTTTGCAACAATTTTGGCACTTTTTACGTCTTATATAGTAGGAGCATAG